A region from the Arachis ipaensis cultivar K30076 chromosome B01, Araip1.1, whole genome shotgun sequence genome encodes:
- the LOC107640197 gene encoding blue copper protein, with amino-acid sequence MARNLVLVVAIVATLLHGSAATSHVVGDSTGWTIPSGGASFYTNWASKQTFKQGDTLVFNFANGQHDVAKVTKSAYDACNGSNAITTVTTSPATITLNQTGQHYFICAFTGHCAAGQKLAVTVAKASSPSPAPQPSSSPKAASPTPAPAPKSSSPAPTPASAPASAPVTYTVGGSSGWIIPTSGGASFYTSWASGKTFKVGDILVFNFAKNTHNVEEVTKNNYDACSTSSPIATYNAPPVRVTLNKTGEHYFICGFTGHCSAGQKLAINVTGGTSSTPSSPSPSPSGSETPSPGSSPTNPSSPSPAGSSGGSTSPPPKDSGAASLKAFGFSATLISVVAAAFFC; translated from the exons ATGGCAAGGAACTTGGTGTTGGTGGTTGCAATAGTAGCCACGCTTCTCCATGGCTCAGCAGCTACAAGTCACGTGGTCGGAGACTCCACTGGATGGACCATCCCCTCCGGTGGCGCCTCCTTctacaccaattgggcttctaaaCAAACCTTCAAGCAAGGAGACACCCTTG TGTTCAATTTCGCCAACGGTCAACACGACGttgcaaaggtgacaaaatcAGCATACGATGCATGCAACGGTTCAAATGCCATTACCACCGTAACAACCAGCCCAGCCACCATCACGCTCAACCAGACTGGCCAGCATTACTTCATATGCGCCTTTACTGGTCACTGTGCCGCCGGTCAGAAGCTCGCAGTTACCGTCGCCAAGGCTTCTTCTCCTTCCCCTGCTCCTCAGCCTAGCTCTTCACCCAAGGCGGCTAGCCCTACCCCTGCCCCTGCCCCAAAATCAAGCTCCCCTGCCCCCACTCCGGCTTCCGCTCCCGCTTCCGCTCCGGTGACTTACACCGTTGGAGGCAGCTCAGGATGGATCATTCCTACTAGCGGCGGCGCTTCTTTCTACACTTCTTGGGCTTCCGGCAAGACTTTCAAAGTTGGAGACATTCTag TGTTCAACTTCGCAAAGAACACACACAACGTGGAGGAGGTAACAAAGAACAACTACGATGCATGCAGTACGAGTTCTCCGATCGCAACCTACAACGCTCCACCGGTCAGAGTCACCCTTAACAAGACCGGTGAACACTACTTCATCTGTGGATTTACCGGCCACTGCAGCGCTGGTCAGAAGCTTGCTATCAACGTTACCGGCGGGACTAGCAGCACCCCCTCTTCTCCTTCCCCCTCCCCCTCCGGCTCCGAGACACCTTCGCCGGGTTCTTCACCTACCAacccttcttctccctctccgGCAGGTAGTTCCGGTGGTAGCACTAGCCCACCACCAAAGGACTCCGGTGCTGCGTCTCTCAAAGCTTTTGGGTTCTCTGCCACTCTGATCTCAGTAGTTGCTGCAGCATTTTTCTGTTAG